Proteins found in one Streptomyces sp. NBC_00461 genomic segment:
- a CDS encoding VOC family protein, whose translation MELAQVRLLVSDFTACYRFYAEVLGLKPQSGSAEGPYEKFSPATGSAGIALQDRSMMAEVLDELGDTATGHRSLVVLRVDDLDSYCEQIATRGADLVHGPAPMTDRMRVAHLKDPEGNVVELQEWLLLRG comes from the coding sequence GTGGAACTCGCCCAAGTCCGGCTCCTCGTCAGTGACTTCACCGCCTGCTACCGCTTCTACGCCGAGGTCCTCGGCCTCAAGCCGCAGTCGGGCTCGGCCGAGGGGCCGTACGAGAAGTTCAGCCCGGCCACCGGCTCGGCAGGCATCGCCCTCCAGGACCGGTCGATGATGGCCGAGGTGCTGGACGAACTGGGCGACACGGCAACGGGCCACCGCTCCCTGGTGGTTCTGCGCGTCGACGACCTCGACTCCTACTGCGAGCAGATCGCGACCCGGGGCGCCGACCTCGTGCACGGCCCCGCCCCCATGACGGACCGCATGCGCGTGGCCCACCTCAAGGACCCCGAGGGCAATGTGGTGGAGCTGCAGGAGTGGCTGCTGCTGCGGGGTTGA
- a CDS encoding 16S rRNA (uracil(1498)-N(3))-methyltransferase, giving the protein MTAPVFVVDSLEGVGAGAIVELDGPEGRHAVSVRRLQPGEDVVLTDGLGRGAAGTVVRTEGKDRLFVEPTEFPYEPDPAPRITVVQALPKGDRGELAVETMTETGVDVIVPWSAARCITQWRGERGLKALAKWRATAREAGKQSRRLRFPEVADAATTKQVAALLAKADFAAVLHEDRDYRSEPLATAELPSAGEIVLVVGPEGGVSEQELALFEEAGARAFRLGRSVLRTSTAGTAATALLLGRTGRWS; this is encoded by the coding sequence ATGACCGCGCCGGTGTTCGTCGTCGACTCCCTGGAGGGCGTGGGCGCCGGGGCGATCGTCGAACTGGACGGCCCCGAGGGGCGGCACGCGGTGTCCGTACGGCGGCTGCAGCCCGGAGAGGACGTGGTCCTCACGGACGGGCTGGGCCGTGGCGCCGCCGGCACGGTCGTGCGGACCGAGGGCAAGGACCGGCTGTTCGTCGAGCCCACCGAGTTCCCGTACGAGCCCGACCCCGCGCCCCGCATCACCGTCGTCCAGGCCCTCCCCAAGGGCGACCGAGGTGAGCTGGCCGTCGAGACGATGACCGAGACCGGCGTCGACGTCATCGTCCCCTGGTCGGCCGCCCGCTGCATCACCCAGTGGAGGGGCGAGAGGGGCTTGAAGGCACTCGCCAAGTGGCGTGCCACGGCCCGCGAGGCAGGCAAGCAGTCGCGCCGGCTGCGCTTCCCGGAGGTCGCGGACGCGGCAACGACCAAGCAGGTTGCCGCACTTCTCGCCAAAGCCGACTTCGCCGCGGTCCTGCACGAGGACCGCGACTACCGCAGCGAGCCGCTGGCGACCGCCGAGCTCCCCTCCGCGGGCGAGATCGTGCTGGTCGTGGGCCCCGAAGGAGGTGTCTCCGAGCAGGAGTTGGCGCTCTTCGAGGAGGCCGGCGCGAGGGCGTTCCGGCTGGGGCGTAGCGTGCTGCGTACATCGACCGCGGGCACCGCGGCGACGGCCCTGCTCCTCGGCCGCACCGGCCGCTGGTCCTGA
- a CDS encoding nitronate monooxygenase, producing the protein MSSVLTDLFPHPIVQAPMAGGVSVSHLAAAVAEAGGLGFLAAGYKTTDGMYQEIKQLRSLTSRPFGVNLFLPQPEYADPGAVEIYAHQLAGEASWYETELGDPESGRDDGFEPKLAVLLDNPVPIVSFHFGVPSREVIDSLHRVGTFTLAAATTVEEALAVERSGADAVIAQGIEAGGHQGTHRDIPENDGSGIGLLSLVAQIRETVGIPIVAAGGIMRGGQIAAVLAAGASAAQLGTAFLATPESGASAVHKQALTNPLFVRTELTRAFSGRPARGLVNRFLREHGPYAPAAYPEVHHLTAPLRKKAAAAGDAQGMALWAGQGHRMARELPAGQLVEVLAAELDAAKTALSAKGDLR; encoded by the coding sequence ATGTCCTCCGTGCTGACCGATCTCTTCCCTCATCCGATCGTGCAGGCCCCCATGGCGGGCGGCGTCTCCGTGTCCCATCTCGCAGCGGCCGTGGCCGAGGCCGGCGGGCTCGGGTTCCTCGCAGCCGGGTACAAGACGACCGACGGCATGTACCAGGAGATCAAGCAGCTGCGGAGCCTCACGAGCCGCCCCTTCGGCGTGAACCTCTTCCTGCCGCAGCCGGAGTACGCCGACCCCGGAGCCGTCGAGATCTACGCCCACCAGCTGGCCGGCGAGGCCTCCTGGTACGAGACCGAACTCGGGGACCCGGAAAGCGGCCGCGACGACGGCTTCGAACCCAAGCTCGCCGTGCTGCTCGACAACCCCGTGCCGATCGTGTCCTTCCACTTCGGCGTCCCGAGCCGCGAGGTGATCGACTCCCTGCACCGTGTCGGCACGTTCACCCTGGCCGCCGCGACCACCGTGGAGGAGGCCCTCGCGGTGGAGCGGTCCGGCGCCGACGCGGTGATCGCGCAGGGCATCGAGGCCGGCGGCCACCAGGGCACGCACCGCGACATCCCGGAGAACGACGGCTCCGGCATCGGCCTGCTCTCCCTCGTCGCGCAGATCCGCGAGACCGTGGGCATCCCGATCGTCGCCGCCGGCGGCATCATGCGCGGCGGCCAGATCGCCGCGGTACTCGCGGCGGGCGCGAGCGCGGCCCAGCTCGGCACGGCGTTCCTCGCCACGCCGGAGTCCGGCGCGAGCGCCGTACACAAGCAGGCACTGACCAACCCCCTGTTCGTGCGTACGGAGTTGACGCGCGCGTTCTCCGGCCGCCCGGCCCGCGGTCTGGTCAACCGCTTCCTGCGCGAGCACGGCCCGTACGCCCCCGCCGCCTATCCGGAGGTCCACCACCTCACCGCGCCGCTGCGCAAGAAGGCCGCCGCGGCCGGTGACGCGCAGGGCATGGCGCTGTGGGCGGGACAGGGCCACCGCATGGCACGCGAACTCCCGGCCGGGCAGCTGGTCGAGGTCCTCGCCGCCGAACTCGACGCAGCCAAGACAGCGTTGTCGGCCAAGGGGGACCTGCGATGA
- the dnaJ gene encoding molecular chaperone DnaJ, translating into MATDYYAVLGVRRDASQEEIKKAFRRLARELHPDVNPDPKTQERFKEINAAYEVLSDPQKKQVYDLGGDPLSQAGGGAGGFGAGGFGNFSDIMDAFFGTASQRGPRSRTRRGQDAMIRLEIDLDEAAFGTTKDIQVDTAIVCSTCNGEGAAPGTTAQTCDMCRGRGEVSQVTRSFLGQVMTSRPCPQCQGFGTVVPTPCPECAGDGRVRSRRTLTVKIPAGVDNGTRIQLAGEGEVGPGGGPAGDLYVEIHELPHTTFQRRGDDLHCTVTIPMTAASLGTKVPLETLDGMEEVDIRPGTQSGQSIPLHGRGITHLRGGGRGDLIVHVEVQTPNKLDPEQERLLRELAKLRGEERPVGQFQPGQQGLFSRLKDAFNGR; encoded by the coding sequence GTGGCCACGGACTACTACGCCGTTCTCGGCGTGCGCCGCGACGCGTCGCAGGAAGAGATCAAGAAGGCCTTCCGGCGGCTCGCGCGCGAGCTGCACCCGGACGTCAATCCGGACCCGAAGACCCAGGAGCGGTTCAAGGAGATCAACGCCGCCTACGAGGTGCTGTCGGACCCGCAGAAGAAGCAGGTCTACGACCTCGGCGGCGACCCGCTCTCGCAGGCCGGCGGTGGCGCCGGCGGGTTCGGCGCGGGCGGCTTCGGGAACTTCTCGGACATCATGGACGCGTTCTTCGGTACGGCGTCGCAGCGGGGCCCGCGGTCGCGTACGCGCCGGGGCCAGGACGCGATGATCCGGCTGGAGATCGACCTCGACGAGGCCGCCTTCGGCACGACGAAGGACATCCAGGTCGACACGGCGATCGTCTGCTCCACCTGTAACGGTGAGGGTGCGGCGCCCGGCACGACCGCTCAGACGTGTGACATGTGCCGCGGTCGCGGTGAGGTGTCGCAGGTGACCCGGTCCTTCCTGGGCCAGGTCATGACGTCCCGCCCGTGCCCGCAGTGCCAGGGCTTCGGCACCGTCGTCCCGACGCCGTGCCCGGAGTGCGCCGGCGACGGCCGGGTCCGCTCGCGTCGCACGCTCACGGTCAAGATCCCGGCCGGTGTCGACAACGGCACCCGCATCCAGCTCGCGGGCGAGGGCGAGGTCGGCCCCGGTGGCGGCCCCGCCGGTGACCTCTACGTCGAGATCCACGAGCTGCCGCACACGACCTTCCAGCGGCGCGGCGACGACCTGCACTGCACGGTCACCATCCCGATGACGGCCGCGTCCCTCGGCACCAAGGTCCCGCTGGAGACGCTGGACGGCATGGAGGAGGTCGACATCCGGCCCGGCACCCAGTCCGGCCAGTCGATCCCGCTGCACGGCCGCGGCATCACGCACCTGCGCGGCGGCGGCCGCGGCGACCTCATCGTCCACGTCGAGGTCCAGACCCCCAACAAGCTGGACCCGGAACAGGAGCGACTCCTGCGCGAGCTGGCCAAGCTGCGCGGCGAGGAGCGTCCCGTGGGGCAGTTCCAGCCGGGGCAGCAGGGGTTGTTCTCGCGGCTGAAGGACGCGTTCAACGGCCGTTGA
- the hrcA gene encoding heat-inducible transcriptional repressor HrcA: MLSERRLQVLRAIVQDYVGTEEPVGSKALTERHNLGVSPATVRNDMAALEDEGFIAQPHTSAGRIPTDKGYRLFVDKLAGVKPMSAPERRAIQNFLDGAVDLDDVVARTVRLLAQLTRQVAVVQYPSLTRSTVRHVELLSLAPARVMLVLITDTGRVEQRMVDCPAPFGEASLADLRARLNSRVAGRRFSDVPHLVEDLPEGFDAEDRGTVSTVLSTLLETLVEENEERLMIGGTANLTRFGHDFPLTIRPVLEALEEQVVLLKLLGEAGDSGMTVRIGHENAYEGLNSTSVVSVGYGSGNEAVAKLGVVGPTRMDYPGTMGAVRAVARYVGQILAES; this comes from the coding sequence ATGCTGAGCGAACGACGGCTTCAGGTGCTGCGCGCCATCGTCCAGGACTACGTCGGCACCGAGGAGCCGGTCGGGTCCAAGGCCCTCACCGAGCGGCACAACCTCGGAGTGTCCCCGGCGACGGTGCGAAACGACATGGCGGCCCTGGAGGACGAGGGGTTCATCGCCCAGCCGCACACGAGCGCCGGGCGGATCCCCACCGACAAGGGGTACCGGCTGTTCGTCGACAAGCTCGCAGGCGTCAAGCCGATGTCGGCGCCCGAGCGGCGGGCCATCCAGAACTTCCTCGACGGCGCCGTGGATCTTGACGACGTGGTGGCGCGGACGGTTCGGCTGCTCGCCCAGCTCACGCGGCAGGTGGCAGTCGTCCAGTACCCGTCGCTGACCCGCTCGACCGTCCGGCACGTGGAGCTGCTCTCGCTCGCCCCCGCGCGCGTGATGCTCGTGCTGATCACGGACACCGGTCGGGTCGAACAGCGCATGGTCGACTGCCCGGCGCCGTTCGGCGAGGCCTCCCTCGCCGACCTGCGGGCCCGGCTCAACAGCAGGGTCGCGGGCCGCCGGTTCTCGGACGTCCCCCATCTCGTGGAAGACCTGCCGGAAGGCTTCGACGCCGAAGACCGGGGTACGGTCTCGACAGTGCTCTCCACACTTCTGGAGACACTGGTCGAGGAGAACGAGGAACGGTTGATGATCGGCGGCACCGCCAATCTGACCCGTTTCGGACATGACTTCCCCCTCACCATCCGCCCCGTCCTGGAGGCGCTGGAGGAGCAGGTCGTACTCCTCAAGTTGCTTGGCGAGGCGGGGGATTCGGGCATGACGGTGCGCATCGGGCACGAGAACGCCTATGAGGGACTCAACTCCACTTCGGTGGTGTCGGTCGGCTACGGTTCGGGCAACGAGGCGGTCGCCAAGCTCGGCGTGGTCGGACCGACTCGCATGGATTACCCGGGAACGATGGGAGCGGTACGCGCAGTGGCACGGTACGTCGGACAGATCCTGGCGGAGTCGTAA
- a CDS encoding MBL fold metallo-hydrolase codes for MTVTWEELGWERVAAGVGRCRLPGWDCTAGLVVGAGTALLIDAGSSLAEGVRLRTEAQELTGHRVTHLALTHPHFDHVFGAAAFAGAEVYGPVGMDTVFGARHAREELRADAVDNGLDARVAEEAVDALVAPRHHVSGEWTLDLGGGRQVLLANVGPGHTAHDLVVLVPGSPEIVFCGDLVEESGEPQAGPDAVPSHWPAALDRLLDLGGEDALYVPGHGAVVDAAFVRRQRDELAARFGVS; via the coding sequence ATGACGGTGACTTGGGAAGAGCTGGGGTGGGAGCGGGTGGCGGCCGGGGTCGGCCGGTGCCGTCTTCCGGGCTGGGACTGCACGGCGGGGCTGGTAGTCGGGGCGGGCACGGCGCTGCTGATCGACGCCGGTTCGAGCCTCGCGGAGGGCGTGCGGTTGCGTACCGAGGCGCAGGAACTCACTGGTCACCGTGTGACTCATCTCGCGCTCACGCATCCGCACTTCGACCATGTCTTCGGGGCGGCGGCGTTCGCGGGTGCGGAGGTGTACGGCCCGGTGGGCATGGACACGGTGTTCGGCGCACGGCACGCACGCGAGGAGCTGCGGGCGGACGCGGTGGACAACGGCCTGGACGCGCGGGTGGCCGAGGAGGCGGTGGACGCCCTTGTCGCGCCCCGGCACCACGTCTCCGGCGAGTGGACCCTGGACCTGGGCGGCGGGCGGCAGGTCCTGCTGGCGAACGTGGGCCCGGGCCACACGGCGCACGACCTCGTCGTCCTGGTCCCCGGCAGCCCGGAGATCGTCTTCTGCGGCGACCTGGTCGAGGAGTCCGGTGAGCCGCAGGCGGGCCCCGACGCCGTACCGTCGCACTGGCCGGCCGCCCTCGACCGGCTGCTGGACCTGGGCGGCGAGGACGCGCTGTACGTGCCCGGTCACGGAGCGGTGGTGGACGCGGCGTTCGTGCGGAGACAGCGGGACGAGCTGGCGGCGCGTTTCGGCGTGTCGTAG
- a CDS encoding DUF3097 domain-containing protein gives MRQYSADLTPPWKKPQPVPEVAAEPGLVVEEPGTGFCGAVIRCEAGTVTLEDRFGKHRVFPMEPRGFLLEGRVVTLVRPSAGPVRPTRTASGSVAVPGARARVARAGRIYVEGRHDAELVEKVWGDDLRIEGVVVEYLEGVDDLPSIVAEFAPGPDARLGVLVDHLVPGTKEWRIAESVTSEHALVVGHPYIDIWEAVKPSSLGIAAWPRVPHGQDWKTGVCRALGWPSENTGAVWQAILKRVGSYRDLEPELLGRVEELIDFVTGSGGA, from the coding sequence ATGCGCCAGTACTCCGCCGATCTGACCCCGCCGTGGAAGAAGCCCCAGCCCGTCCCGGAGGTCGCGGCCGAGCCCGGTCTGGTGGTCGAGGAGCCCGGCACCGGTTTCTGCGGCGCGGTGATCCGCTGCGAGGCGGGCACGGTGACCCTGGAGGACCGCTTCGGCAAGCACCGGGTCTTCCCGATGGAGCCGCGCGGGTTTCTGCTGGAGGGACGGGTGGTGACGCTCGTGAGACCTTCGGCCGGTCCGGTACGTCCCACTCGTACGGCATCCGGGTCCGTGGCCGTCCCCGGGGCACGCGCGCGCGTGGCCCGCGCCGGGCGCATCTACGTCGAGGGGCGGCACGACGCCGAGCTGGTGGAGAAGGTCTGGGGTGACGACCTGCGCATCGAGGGCGTCGTCGTCGAGTACCTGGAGGGCGTGGACGACCTACCGTCGATCGTGGCCGAGTTCGCGCCGGGTCCGGACGCGCGGCTGGGAGTGCTGGTGGACCACCTGGTGCCCGGTACCAAGGAGTGGCGCATCGCGGAGTCGGTGACGAGCGAGCACGCTCTGGTGGTCGGCCACCCGTACATCGACATCTGGGAGGCGGTGAAGCCGTCGTCCCTGGGGATCGCGGCGTGGCCGCGGGTGCCGCACGGGCAGGACTGGAAGACGGGGGTGTGCAGGGCGCTGGGCTGGCCGTCGGAGAACACCGGGGCGGTGTGGCAGGCGATCCTGAAGCGGGTGGGGTCCTACAGGGACCTGGAGCCGGAGCTGCTGGGGCGGGTGGAGGAGTTGATCGACTTCGTCACGGGTAGCGGTGGGGCCTGA
- a CDS encoding Uma2 family endonuclease, with translation MTAVDERGIARFFEEFEPPEGIKAELLRGEIVMMATPDLVHNRIVADVVDQIPRKRWERLQVTDVDIIGETSEPIPDLVVLERGVAPDSGRLLPSQLVTMVVEVVSRTSVQRDYEIKRSIYAAGEVPAYLIVDPIMAQCVLLTRPVGDGENADYQRQQITKFGAPLPLEDLELELDTSEFGTYPNVRPHRYP, from the coding sequence ATGACCGCTGTGGACGAGCGTGGGATTGCCAGGTTCTTCGAGGAGTTCGAGCCTCCCGAGGGCATCAAGGCCGAGCTTCTCCGGGGGGAAATCGTGATGATGGCCACTCCCGATCTGGTGCACAACCGGATCGTGGCGGATGTGGTGGACCAGATCCCCCGTAAGCGCTGGGAACGGCTTCAGGTGACGGACGTGGACATCATCGGTGAGACCAGCGAGCCCATTCCGGACTTGGTGGTGTTGGAACGCGGCGTTGCCCCGGACTCAGGCCGACTGCTGCCGTCCCAGTTGGTCACCATGGTGGTCGAGGTGGTCTCCAGGACCAGCGTCCAGCGGGACTACGAAATCAAGCGGTCGATCTACGCCGCCGGCGAGGTGCCTGCCTACCTCATCGTGGATCCGATCATGGCGCAGTGCGTCCTGCTGACCAGGCCCGTTGGGGACGGTGAGAACGCCGACTACCAGAGGCAGCAGATCACCAAGTTCGGGGCGCCGTTGCCACTGGAGGATCTGGAGCTCGAATTGGACACCAGCGAGTTCGGCACCTATCCCAACGTCAGGCCCCACCGCTACCCGTGA
- the hemW gene encoding radical SAM family heme chaperone HemW, with protein MPSALPDGEPVPADGALPVSALAGSADRPLGFYLHVPYCATRCGYCDFNTYTATELRGTGGVLASRDNYADTLIDEIRLARKVLGDDPRPVRTVFVGGGTPTLLAAGDLVRMLASIRDEFGLAPDAEITTEANPESVDPAYLATLRHGGFNRISFGMQSAKQHVLKILDRTHTPGRPEACVAEARAAGFDHVNLDLIYGTPGESDDDWRASLEAAIGAGPDHVSAYALIVEEGTQLARRIRRGEVPMTDDDVHADRYLIADEAMSAAGFDWYEVSNWATSEAARCLHNELYWRGADWWGAGPGAHSHVGGVRWWNVKHPGAYAAALAEGRSPGAGRELLSDEDRRVERILLELRLREGVPLSLLREEGLAASRRALGEGLLEGGPYEEGRAVLTLRGRLLADAVVRDLVD; from the coding sequence ATGCCTTCCGCACTCCCCGACGGCGAGCCGGTCCCCGCCGACGGCGCCCTCCCCGTGTCCGCCCTCGCCGGGTCCGCCGACCGCCCCCTCGGCTTCTACCTGCACGTCCCGTACTGCGCGACCCGCTGCGGCTACTGCGACTTCAACACCTACACGGCCACCGAGCTGCGCGGCACGGGCGGCGTCCTCGCCTCCCGCGACAACTACGCGGACACCCTCATCGACGAGATCCGCCTGGCCCGCAAGGTCCTGGGCGACGACCCGCGCCCGGTCCGCACGGTCTTCGTGGGCGGCGGTACGCCGACCCTGCTGGCCGCCGGCGATCTCGTACGAATGCTGGCGTCGATCCGCGACGAGTTCGGTCTCGCGCCGGACGCGGAGATCACGACTGAGGCGAACCCGGAGTCGGTGGACCCGGCATATCTGGCGACCCTCCGCCATGGCGGCTTCAACCGCATCTCCTTCGGCATGCAGAGCGCGAAGCAGCACGTGCTGAAGATCCTGGACCGCACGCACACACCGGGGCGGCCGGAGGCATGTGTGGCGGAGGCCCGCGCGGCCGGCTTCGACCACGTCAACCTGGACCTGATCTACGGCACACCGGGGGAGTCGGACGACGACTGGCGGGCGTCGCTGGAGGCGGCGATCGGAGCCGGGCCGGACCATGTGTCGGCGTACGCGCTGATCGTCGAGGAGGGCACCCAGCTCGCCCGCCGGATCCGCCGCGGCGAGGTCCCGATGACGGACGACGACGTCCACGCGGACCGCTACCTGATCGCGGACGAGGCGATGTCGGCGGCGGGCTTCGACTGGTACGAGGTCTCGAACTGGGCCACCTCCGAGGCGGCCCGCTGCCTGCACAACGAGCTGTACTGGCGGGGCGCCGACTGGTGGGGCGCCGGCCCGGGCGCGCACTCCCACGTGGGCGGGGTGCGCTGGTGGAACGTGAAGCACCCGGGGGCGTACGCGGCGGCACTGGCGGAGGGGCGGTCGCCGGGGGCGGGCCGGGAGCTGTTGTCGGACGAGGACCGGCGCGTGGAGCGGATCCTGCTGGAGTTGCGGCTGCGGGAGGGGGTGCCGCTCTCCCTGCTGCGGGAGGAGGGGCTGGCGGCTTCCCGCCGGGCGCTGGGGGAGGGGCTGCTGGAGGGCGGTCCGTACGAGGAGGGGCGGGCCGTGCTGACGTTGCGGGGGCGGTTGCTGGCGGATGCGGTGGTGCGGGACCTGGTGGACTGA
- a CDS encoding ATP-binding SpoIIE family protein phosphatase, with protein sequence MGAIPTQRETASCACGAPEHRHPSAHGSADPRAQTYTTLPGSPLAPGSARALVRAAVADWTESRLPGTEHLTDLLADDAVLVVSELVTNAVVHAGTEVEVECRLEGTAGALVVEVSDHHPSRAPRDSAAEVPYETPEYGRGLRLVATLAESWGVTFRRGAKTVWARLSAEGRPAAGETEAYAGRYALERGLRAAQVLAPDPQRAERDRDWLNRGSLSFLAEASDLLAGQLDENLVAALAGQLIVPRLADWCAVWLEDEAMGRGGGWGADGTTGAGPRLARVWHGSENRIEELRRALEKDPPHPGETLRSGPVSHPWPGEALGVRDEHGTALAYRLIAGGRPLGTLVIGRAGLLRFPDEITGLVEDLSRRVALAVGAARQYARQATISQVLQRGLLPAAVAEIPGVRSALVYEPCDKGGPSGDFYDLFPAGDGRWCFAVGDVQGKGPEAAVVIGLARPWLRLLAREGYGVADVLDRLNRLLLDDATEAADAAARALARPAAPGDGPQTRFLSLLYGELAPFDGGIRCTVASAGHPLPLLLGLDGDVRTAARPQTLLGVVDDETYTSETFELRHGDSLLCVTDGVTERRSGSDMFDDADGLAAALAGCAGLSAEMIAERIRRLVHEFGGRPPEDDLALLVLQAE encoded by the coding sequence ATGGGGGCCATTCCGACGCAACGGGAGACCGCTTCCTGTGCCTGCGGTGCGCCTGAACATCGGCATCCGAGCGCACACGGGAGTGCCGATCCACGTGCGCAGACGTACACGACGCTGCCCGGCAGCCCCCTCGCGCCGGGCTCCGCCCGCGCGCTCGTGCGGGCCGCCGTCGCCGACTGGACCGAGTCCCGGCTGCCCGGCACCGAGCACCTCACCGACCTTCTCGCCGACGACGCCGTGCTCGTCGTCAGCGAACTCGTCACCAACGCGGTCGTGCACGCGGGCACCGAGGTCGAGGTGGAGTGCCGCCTGGAGGGGACGGCCGGAGCACTCGTCGTGGAGGTCTCCGACCACCACCCCTCCCGCGCGCCCCGCGACTCGGCGGCCGAAGTGCCGTACGAGACACCGGAGTACGGCCGCGGACTGCGCCTCGTCGCCACGCTCGCCGAGTCCTGGGGCGTCACCTTCCGCAGGGGCGCCAAGACGGTGTGGGCGCGGCTGTCCGCCGAGGGACGCCCGGCCGCGGGCGAGACGGAGGCGTACGCCGGCCGATACGCCCTGGAACGCGGCCTGCGCGCCGCCCAGGTGCTGGCCCCCGACCCGCAGCGCGCCGAGCGCGACCGGGACTGGCTCAACCGGGGCTCCCTGTCGTTCCTCGCCGAGGCCTCCGACCTGCTCGCCGGGCAGCTCGACGAGAACCTCGTCGCCGCGCTCGCCGGTCAGCTGATCGTGCCGCGGCTCGCCGACTGGTGCGCGGTGTGGCTGGAGGACGAGGCCATGGGCCGCGGTGGCGGCTGGGGGGCCGACGGCACCACGGGGGCCGGGCCCCGGCTCGCGCGCGTCTGGCACGGCAGCGAGAACCGCATCGAGGAACTGCGCCGGGCCCTGGAGAAGGACCCGCCGCACCCCGGCGAGACCCTGAGGTCGGGGCCGGTCTCCCACCCCTGGCCCGGCGAGGCACTCGGGGTGCGGGACGAGCACGGTACGGCGCTGGCGTACCGCCTGATCGCGGGCGGCCGCCCGCTCGGCACACTCGTCATCGGCCGAGCCGGACTGCTGCGCTTCCCCGACGAGATCACCGGCCTGGTCGAGGACCTCAGCCGCCGGGTGGCGCTCGCCGTCGGCGCCGCCCGCCAGTACGCCCGCCAGGCCACCATCAGCCAGGTCCTGCAGCGCGGACTGCTGCCCGCCGCCGTCGCCGAGATCCCCGGCGTGCGCAGCGCCCTCGTCTACGAGCCGTGCGACAAGGGCGGCCCCAGCGGCGACTTCTACGACCTGTTCCCGGCCGGCGACGGCCGCTGGTGCTTCGCCGTCGGCGACGTACAGGGCAAGGGCCCCGAGGCCGCCGTGGTCATCGGTCTGGCCCGCCCCTGGCTGCGCCTCCTGGCGCGCGAGGGCTACGGCGTCGCCGACGTCCTCGACCGCCTCAACCGCCTCCTCCTGGACGACGCGACGGAGGCCGCGGACGCCGCCGCCCGGGCCCTGGCACGGCCCGCCGCCCCCGGCGACGGCCCGCAGACCCGCTTCCTCTCCCTCCTCTACGGCGAACTGGCCCCCTTCGACGGCGGTATCCGCTGCACCGTCGCCTCCGCCGGCCACCCGCTCCCCCTGCTCCTCGGCCTCGACGGGGACGTCCGCACGGCGGCCCGCCCACAGACCCTCCTCGGCGTCGTCGACGACGAGACGTACACCAGCGAGACCTTCGAGCTGCGCCACGGCGACAGCCTCCTGTGCGTCACGGACGGTGTGACCGAGCGCCGCTCCGGCTCCGACATGTTCGACGACGCCGACGGCCTGGCGGCCGCCCTCGCCGGGTGCGCCGGGCTCAGTGCCGAAATGATCGCGGAGCGCATCCGGCGGCTGGTGCACGAGTTCGGCGGACGGCCGCCGGAGGACGACCTGGCGCTGCTGGTGCTGCAGGCGGAGTGA